From Vigna angularis cultivar LongXiaoDou No.4 chromosome 11, ASM1680809v1, whole genome shotgun sequence:
ttaatttttggtATAGTAGACTTGGTTAGGTTGGTCTGAATTCGATACAACCTGATTGATGCTCATCCTTACATGtgagttcttttttttttcttgttatttttttttttagtttttgtgttCACTTGTTAGATTTGTGTTGTGTCACTTACACTTGTTAATCAAGTGAACTTAAAGTCTCAAAGGTGCTATTTTCTTATGATGTCCAAACAGTGTCATTGTGATAGCTATAATCTAGATTATTGAGTTGTTATATGTTGTGAGTTAAACTACATTAttcttaaaatcaatttaatcacaaaaattttttgaaataaaaaataagacaaatatCTTAAAATGTGTCAGGTAAGGATAATTGTGTGTAACATTACCTTTGCTTGAAAATATTAAAGTGTATTTcaagcttttatatatatatatatatatatatatatatatatatatatatattgtaagtCTTGTATGGGTGAATTTTGGAATTCTGACTATTGatattttagtgaaattttAGCTCACCTTGCTAGAAATTGGATTGAATTCTTAAATAATCCAGTAAATTTGGTgtttttttgctttctttttatCATCTTTTTAGTATCTTGATAATTGTAAAGGTTCAAAAAACTAAGATTTTACTGTACATCatgttaattgattaaatatgtttaaaaaattgtttttaaagtttaaaatgaactaattttttttaaaaaacaactcAAACCCCCTTTTGGTTTATGATTATTAACTAAAACTATTTTAACATATGAAGAACTGAATTTTAAGCCTAACCCAACCTTACAAGACTAGCttataagatgaggtttgcattcacttatatactataaaattgTGTTATGTATAATTGATGTGAGATCTTCAACACTCCTCACGATAAGGCATATGCATATCGAACGTGACATTAGTTCTTAATGAATGGTTCAATAATAGCCTAATAGCGAATGGAATAGTAGATCTAACAAACATCATTTTTTATACGATTCTAATCCATGACTTtaatatcatgttaaaaagtgaattttaagtataattcaaTATAACAAAATCGATTTGTAAAATGAGGTTTGCACCTGCTTACATACTCTGATAGAGATCTTCGCAGATCTCTTCTTCTGTTATTACCGAACGGTGGATAACAGGATCTTGCCGAGCGGCTGCAGATAGCTGAAGACTATCGAACGACTGCAGACTACCGAACGATGGACACTCGAAAGTCGTTCGGTTACAGTGATATATAATAGTTTTGttaattctgttttcttttcCAATCTTCCTCTTTGTATATATTCTTTGCTTTCGCTGTACCTAATACACTTACTACTGATATTCATTCACAATTATGCTTTCTCTAGAgttcttgttttctcttttctcaaACACTCACATGGTATCAGAAGAAAGACAGTAATTCGGGTTCTTTCTTTGCCCCTTTCTTCATCTCCAGATTTCTTCTCATGGCAACCTCAATTTCTACCACCGATCATCGTTCTAATCCTGCCCAccctctttttcttcatcatgGTGAGAACCCAACCCTTGTTCTTGTTAATCCTCCTCTCTCTGACACCAATTATCAACAATGAAGGCATGATATGCTTGTCGCTCTTGAAACCAAGAACAAAGATAAATTCATTTTTGGTACTCTTTCTTGCCCTCCTCCTGATGATGTTCTTCATGAAGCCTGGAACAGATGCAACAAGATGGTGATCTCATGGCTAACGCGTTCCATGACTCTAGCCATCAAACAATCTGTTATATGAATGGATTCTGCGTACGAGATTTGGAACGGTCTTGTCCAATGTTTTTCTCATGGTGATAAGTTTCACATCGCTGATTTCCAAGAAGAACTTCACTCTTGTAAACAAGGTGATTCTATTGTCTCTCAGTATTATACTCGTCTTCAAATAATTTGGAAAGAACTTTCTTTGTACAAGACCATTATTGTTTGCACCTGCACTTCTCCTTGTAATTGTGGCTTATTGACCAAGATTCAACAAGAGCGCAACGATCATTTTGTCATCAAGTTTCTTCGTGGATTAAACGATGAATTTTTCCAAGTTCGTTCTCAGATTATGCTAATGGAACCTATGTCGACTCTCCCTAAAACTTTTCCTTTGGTCCTTCAACAAGAACGGGAATTTCATAATTCCTCCTCACAAATTCCACAAGATTCCATGGCTAGTTTCAATTTCCAGGACCCTCAGAGCAAGACTTCTAATCCTTCTCGTGGTGCGTTTCTTGGTGGTCGTGGCAGTAAATTTGGTGGTCGTGCTAAATACTGTGATCACTGTAAAAGAACAAATCACACCTCTGAAAATTGTTGGATCAAATATGGCCTTCCTCAAGGTTATAAACCAACCATCAAACAAAAGTTTGCTCCCTCCAATCCCTCTGCCAATCTTACTGATGTTGTTTCACACACCTCCAATGACTCCTCTGCTTATACAACCCAAGTTTAATGTAGTTTTTCTAAGGAACAATATGATGTTATTCTTGGATTGTTGAAACAGTCTCAACCTTATACTCCTAGGATGGCCAACGTCAATCAATGCACTCCACAGTCATCAGGTTCTCCTTTTACACCCAGTTTTTCTTCTTGGATTATAGATAGTGGAGCTACTGATCATATATGTTCTTCAAAATTTCCTTTTAATTCTTTACATCATATCCCTCATATTTCTATACGTTTACCAAATCACAGTTTCGTTACTGCTAAATTCTCAGGGACTGTTAATTTAGGCAATTTGGTTTTGCACAATACTCTATTTGTTCCCAATTTCTCTGTTCatcttatttctatttctaaaCTGTTACATTCAAATAATTGTTTCATTATCTTTCATCAAAATAATTGTCTCATTGTGCAGATGAATACTTACCAGACGATTGAAGTAGCTAAAAACTACCACAAACTCTTTTATCTCCTTAATAATAATACCATTAGTACTTCATAATTAAATgtctttcattttgtttttcctaATAGCTCTAGTGATTCTGGTAATTTGTGGCACATGAAACTTGGCcatccttcaaataaatttttccaGACATTAGCTTCCCAATATTCTgatatttcttttcaatctaTTGATGCTTGTGCTTTTGCTAAACAAAAACGTCTTCAATTTTCTCTTAGCAAAACTGAATCTCCATGTTTCTTTCATCTcattcatgttgatatttggggcCCATTTCTATTATTTCCATTGAtggatataaatattttttgaccATTGTTGATGACTATAGTCGTTTCACATGGCTTCTTCTTTTGAAACACAAATCTGACATCAAATGTTTACTTCCAAACTTCATTCTTTTAACTGAAAACCAGTTTTCttgtaaact
This genomic window contains:
- the LOC108332642 gene encoding uncharacterized protein LOC108332642, with protein sequence MDSAYEIWNGLVQCFSHGDKFHIADFQEELHSCKQGDSIVSQYYTRLQIIWKELSLYKTIIVCTCTSPCNCGLLTKIQQERNDHFVIKFLRGLNDEFFQVRSQIMLMEPMSTLPKTFPLVLQQEREFHNSSSQIPQDSMASFNFQDPQSKTSNPSRGAFLGGRGSKFGGRAKYCDHCKRTNHTSENCWIKYGLPQGYKPTIKQKFAPSNPSANLTDVVSHTSNDSSAYTTQV